The Kineococcus mangrovi region GGGCCCGTGCGAGTTCCCCGACGTTCTCACCGGTCATGGGGATCTGCGAGACCTCCACGGTGCGGTACCCGATCTCCCGCACCCGGCGCAGCGTCTCGAACACCCCCAGCTCCTGCACGCTCGCGCGCAGCATCATCGCCTGCACACCGATGCGCGCCATCACTCGTCACCGTGCCGCTGCGGGAACAGCGCCTCGTCGGCGATGCGCTCGTTGAGCAGCGCGAGGTACTGCTCGTCGTCGAAGTCGAGCCCGACCTCCCGGCCCGTCCAGCTCGACAGGTGGACGGCGTTGGCCAGCCGGACCCCCAGCAGCCCCTCGGCACCGGGGGCGATGAGCTCCTCCTCCCCGCGCACGGCGGCCGCGAAGTTCGCCAGCACGGCCACGTGCTGCTCGCCCCAGGCCGAGGGGAACTCGATGGTCTCGGTGGTCTGCAGCTCCGACACGTCGAGCTGACCGCGGAACAGCTGCGCCACCTGCTCGGGGCCGATCCCGGCGCTGATCTCCCGCTCCGGCTTCGCGAACCGGGTGACGGTGGCGACCTTGCTGCCCTCCACCACGATCTTGCCGGCGTCGCCCTGGATCTCGAGGCGGTCGGTGCCGACGAGGTCGTGGACGGCGGTGACGAACACCCCGGTCGACCCCTCGCCGAAGTCGGCGAGCACCGTCACCTCGTCCTCGACGGCGATGTCGCGCTGCAACCCGTAGGACACCTTCGCGAACACCGAGCGCGGGACGCCGCACAACCACTGCCACAGGTCGAGCTGGTGGGGTGCCTGGTTGACCAGGACCCCGCCACCCTCCCCGCCCCAGGTGGCCCGCCACGCGCTCTGCTCGTAGTAACCCTGCGGCCGCCACCACGTCGTGATGATCCAGTTCGAGCGGATGATCCGGCCGATACCACCGGACTCGACGATCTCCTTCAACCGTCGGTACAGCGGGTTCGTGCGCTGGTTGAACATGACCCCGAACGTCACGTCGGGGTGCGCCGCGGCGACGGCGTTGAGCCGCTTCACCTGCAGGGAGTGCACCCCGGCCGGTTTCTCGACGAGGACGTGGACCCCGCGCTCGATCGCGTCGACGCCCATCTGCGGGTGCTGGTAGTGCGGGACGCACGTGACGACGGCGTCGACCGTGCCGCTGTCGAGCATCGCGCGGTGGTCGGTGAAGAAGGGCACGCCGCCGAACTCGGACTCGACCCGTCCGGCCTTGCCCGGGTCGCTGTCGGCCACGGCACCCAGCGTCATGCCCGGGACCCGGCCGTCGGTGACGAAGCGGGCGTACGTCGAGCCCTGCGTGCCGAGACCGATGACACCGAGCCGCACCGTGCTGTTCATGGTTTCCTCTCCTGGAACTTCGGGTCTTCTCACTCGTCGGCGCCCTCGGGCGAGGGTTCCCGCCCGTCGGCCTCCCCGGGTGCGGTGGCCGCCGGCCCGGCGGGCGCCCCCTCCCGCAGCCGGTACAGCACCTCCCCCGCGTGGGGTTCGACGAACGTGTCCGGGTCCTGCGACCACGCGTCGACGTCGATCGTCGCGGGGTCCAGGTACTGCAGGTTCACGGCCTCCACGACCTCGCGCGGGATGCCCGTCGCCAGCGTCACCGTCACGCGGTTGCGCTCCCCGTGCTCGGGGTCCCACGTGCCCTGACCGCGCAGGTGGGTGGAGTGCGCGAGGTCGCCCCACGGCTGGTCGCGGAACCGTTCCCACTGCCCGGTGAAGTAGTCGCGGTTGTGGTACCCGATCTGCGTGATGCGGGGGTGCATGACGGAGACCTGCGTGATGTGCGGGGCGTACAGGACGAGTTCCCCGCCGTCGGCGACGACCGGTTCGAGCTTGTAGAACCCCTTGGCCGCCGTCCAGATGTCCTCGTACTTCTCGGGCACCACGGACAGCACGCGCCGCCACGGCCGGTCGAGGTAGGTGACGTGGGTCTGCGCCGACACCTCCGCGCACGCCGCCCACGCGTCCTCGGGCGTCCCGAACGCCGCGGCGTGCAGCACGTCGGTCCCCGAGGCGACGACGAGGCACAGCGCCAGCCGACGGCACCGGAGCATCGACGCCGCCTCGTCGATGAGCGCCCGCACGGGCGTCACCCCGCGGCTGCCGATCATCGCGGCGCTCGTGACGAGCGCCCCCACCCAGTGCGAGACGTCGATGACCTCCTGGCCGGAGACACCGGGGAAGAAGTACTTGTTGCCGCCGGAGAACCCGACGACCTCGTGCGGGAACACCGGACCGACGACGAGCGCGACGTCGGCCTCGGCGACCAGCCGGTTGATGCGCACGTCGACGTCCGGCCCGGGCAGCAACCCGCCGGTGAGCTCGGCCAGGCGCGCCGCCGGGACGGTGCCGAGGGAGGTGAACGTCGCAGGCTCCCACGACTCGTGGTTCACGACGGACCACCCCGGGTACGTCGCCTCCAGCGCACCCGCCTCGTACCCGAGGTGGCGGGCCAGGTGCTCCTCGTCCATGCCCTGGTGGGTGCCGAGGGCGACGACGACGTCGACCCGGGCCGGGCGGCCGGCGAACCCGTCGTGGACGGCGCGCAGCAGCAGCGGCAGCGGGCAGGTGCGCGTGGCGTCCGGCACGACGACGCAGACCCGGGCGCCGTCCAGGTCCACCCCGCGGACCTGGTCCACGACGAACCGCCGCACGTCCTGCGGGTCGAGCCGTCCGGCCGGGCCCCCCAGCGACGCCGCCCTCCCGGGATCACCGGGATCCGCACCGAACGCACCGTCCTCGCGTGCCGCCATGCGCCGACTGTGCTGCGCCGCGCGCGGGAAGTCGAGGTGCACCGGTGTTCGGCGGCAACTGACGGCAACTCCTGGCGCCGGGCGGGGAGTTCGGGTCCGGTGGGGCCATGACGCCGCTGCAGCTGGACCCGGACCGGCTCCTGCCCCCCGACCCGACGCGGCGCGCGGTGGCCCGGCGCCTGCACGCGGCGGTGGCGGACCTGCCGGTCATCTCCCCCCACGGGCACGTCCCGGCCGGCTGGCTGGCCCACGACGTGCCGTTCGCGGACCCGACGTCGCTGCTGCTGACGCCGGACCACTACGCCACCCGGCTCCTGCACTCCCACGGCGTCGACCTGGCCCACCTCGGGGTGGGCCGGGGGCCGTTGTCCCCGGAGGCCTCGCGCGCCGCGTTCCGCACGTTGTGCGAGCACTGGCCGGTCTACCGCGGGACCCCCGTCCGGTACTGGCTGCAGGTGCAGTTCGCCGACCTGTTCGGGATCACCGTGCGCCCCAGCGCCGAGACCGCCGACGAGATCTACGACCGGATCGCGGCCACCCTGCAGACCCCGCAGTTCCGCCCGCGAGCGCTGTTCGAGCGGTTCGGCGTCGAGGTCCTGGCCACCACCGACGACCCCTGCGACGACCTCGCCGACCACGCGACCCTGGCCGCCGACCCGACCTGGACCGGCCGCGTCCTGCCGACGTTCCGGCCCGACCGGTACCTGGAGGTCGGCGCCGAGGGCTGGGCCGGGCACGCCGACCGGCTGGCCGAGGTCGCCGGCGTCGACACCGGCGACCTGCCCGGTTTCCTCGACGCGATGCAGCGGCGGCGCGAGCACTTCCGCGCCCACGGCGCCGTCTCGGCCGACCACAGCCACGCCGACGTCCGCGCCGAGCGCCTCCCCGACGCGGAGGCCGCGGAACTCTTCGCCCGGGCGCGCGAGGGGTCCGGGAACCCGGCCGGGGCGACGGCGCTGCGCCGGCACCTGCTGTGGGAGATGGCGCGGATGTCCGCGCAGGACGGTCTGGTGATGACGCTGCACCCCGGCGTGGCGCGCAGCCACCACGGCCCGACGCAGCGCGCCTTCGGGGCCGACGTCGGCGCCGACGTCCCGCTGCCGGGTGACTTCACGCGCGCCCTGCGCCCCCTCCTGCAGGACTTCGGCACCGACCCGGGGTTCCAGCTCGTCCTCTTCACCCTCGACGAGACCACCCTGTCCCGCGAGATCGCCCCGCTGGCCGGTTTCTACCCCTCGGTCTGGGTGGGGGCACCGTGGTGGTTCCTCGACGCGCCCGAGGCCACCACCCGGCACCGGGCGGCCGTGACGGAGACGGCGGGTTTCGGCAAGACGTCGGGTTTCATCGACGACACCCGCGCGTTCTGCTCGATCCCCGCCCGCCACGACATGGCCCGCCGCCTCGACGCCGCCTACCTGTCCACGCTCGTCACCGACGGCCGGCTCGAGGAGGACGAGGCGACCGAGACGATCGTCGACATCGTCACCGTCAACCCCAGGAAGGCGTTCCGGCTGTGACCGGCACCCCGCGGACCGGGTCGTGGCACCGCGACCGCCCGGCTCCCCCCGTCCGGATCGTCCACCTCGGGCTGGGGAACTTCCACCGCGCCCACCAGGCCTGGTACACCGCGCACGCCTCCGACGCGGACGGGTGGGGCATCGCGGCCTTCACCGGCCGCCGGCCCGAGGCCGCCGAGAAGCTGCAGCGGCAGGACGGGCTGTACACGCTGCTGGTCCGCGGGCCCGACGGCGACCACCCGGAGGTGGTCGCCTCGCTGTCGCGCGCGTACGCCGCCACCGACCACGACGAGTTCCTGGACCTGCTGCGCCGCAGCGAGGTCGCCGTCGTGACGCTCACCGTCACCGAGGCCGCGTACCTGCTGGGGGCCGACGGCGGGCTCGACGTGGACCGCCCCGAGGTCCGGGCCGACGCGGCCGCGCTGCGGGCCGACCCCACCGCCCCCGTCACCACCGTCCCCGGGCGGCTGGTGGCCGGGCTCGCCGCGCGCCGGGCCGCCGGGACCGGGCCGGTCACCGTCCTGTCCTGCGACAACCTCGCCCACAACGGGGCGGTGACCGCGGCGGTCGTGACGCGCTTCGCCGGGCTCCTCGACCCGGACCTGGCGGGGTGGATCGGTGCGGAGGTGGAGTTCGCCTCCTCCGTGGTCGACCGGATCACCCCGGCCACGACCGACGAGGTCGTCACGAGGGTCGCCGAGCTCACGGGCCGGCACGACGAGTCCCCCGTCCCGGCCGAACCGTTCTCGGAGTGGATCGTCGCCGGGCGGTTCCCCGCGGGCCGCCCGGACTGGGAGAGCGCCGGGGCGGTGTTCGTCGAGGACGTCACCCCCCACGAGCAGCGCAAGCTGTGGCTGCTCAACGGCTCGCACTCCCTGCTCGCCTACGCCGGTCCGCTCCTGGGGCACCGCACCATCGCCGACGCCGTCGCCGACCCTCGCTGCCGGGCCTGGGTGGAGACGTTCTGGGACGAGGCGTGCCGGCACCTGCCGATCCCGGCCGCCGACCTCGCCCGGTACCGGGAGGCGCTGCTGGACCGCTACGCCAATCCCGGCGTCCGGCACCTGCTCGCCCAGATCGCCGCCGGCGGTTCGCTCAAGCTCCCGCTGCGCACCGTCCCCGCGCTGCGCGCCGAGCGGGCCGCGGGCCGGCTGCCGGGCGGGTGCGCCACGGCCGTCGCCGCCTGGGTCCGGCACCTGCGCGGTGAGGGCACCCCCGTCGACGACCCCGCCGCGGACCGTGCGGTCGCGGCCGCGACGTCACCGGACCCCGTGCGGGACGTGCTGTCCCTGCTGCACCCCGGCCTGGGGGAGGACGGCGGGCTGGTCGACCTCGTCAGCTCCCGGCTCGAGGCGCTGGGCCCCGGGCCCGTCTGAGGCGGACCCCCGGCGGGGCGGTGCGGGCCGGACCCGTCGACCCCCGCACGACGAGCCACGCGGGCAGCAGCACCGGGTCGCCGGTGCCGCCCTCGCGGGGGCGGCCCGCCGCGAGGTGGGCCACCCCCGCGGACCCCATCTCGACCAGCGGGGAGGCGATGGTCGTCAGCCCCGGCCGGACGATGTCCGCGTCGACGATGTTGTCGAACCCGACGACGCTCACGTCCTCGGGGACGCGACGACCCCCGGCCGTGACGGCGCGCAGGAACCCGATGGCCATGAGGTCGTTGAAGGCAATCACGGCGGTCGAGGGCCGCCGCGCCCACGCCTCGGCGGCCACCGCCCCGCCCCGCAGCGTCGGCAGGTTCGGACCCACCCTGCCGACCCGCAGGTCCAGTTCCAGCCCCGCCTCCTGCAGACCGCGCCACCGGGTCCCGTCGGCGTGCGAGGCCTCCGGCCCGGCGAGGTACGTGATCGAGGTGTGGCCCAGTCCGACGAGGTGCTCAGCGGCCTTCTTCACGGCCCGGACGTTGTCGCTGACGACGGAGGTCACCGACCGGACCGACCGGTTGAGCACGACGACCGGTTTGCGCTTGGCGACGGACCGGATCTCCTGGTCGCTCAGGCGGGAGGAGGCCAGCACGAAACCGTCGACGGTGGCCTCCAGCCGGGCCAGCGCCTGCGCCTCGGCCCGTTCGGACTCCTGCGTCTCCACCACGGCGAGGGTCAGGTCGTGCGCGACCGCGACCCGTTCGGCACCCCGGACCACCCCGACGAAGACGGGGTTGGCGATGTCGGCCACGACGAGGGCGAGGACACCGGACCCGCGGGTCGACAGCGGCACCTGGATGCGGGAGGAGCGGTAACCCAGCTCACCGGCGACCCTCCGGACGTGCTCGGCGGTCCGCCAGCTCACCCGGCCCGGTTTCGCCAGGGCCCGCGAGACGGTGGACGCGGACACCCCGGCGGCGGCGGCGACGTCGTAGATCGTCACCTCGGCCGCCCTGGCCCCGTCGCCCGCCACGCCCCGGACGCTAGCAACCGACTGCCGGCAACCAACTGCTGGCAACGACTGGCTCCGCCCGGGCCGGGAGTGCTCGGGTGTCCCCATGACGCTCGCCCCGCCCGAGACCGCCGTGCCCGCCGCGCTGGCGCGAGCCTTCTCCGGGGTGGGCCGGCTCGGCGTCGCCTTCTCCGGCGGCGTCGACTCCGCGGTCGTGCTGGCCGCGGCCGTCCGCACCCTGGGCGCGGCCCGCGTCGTCGCGGTCCTCGGCGTCTCCCCCAGCCTGCCGGCCACCGAACGCGCTGCGGCGCACCGCGTCGCAGCGGTCGTGGGGGCGGCGCTGGTCGAGGTCGAGACCCGCGAGGGCGAGGACCCCGCCTACCGCGCCAACGGGGCGGACCGCTGCTTCCACTGCAAGGACGAGCTGTTCACCCGCATCGGCGAGGACGTCGTCACCGCGCACGACCTCGACGCCGTCGCCTACGGGGAGAACGCCGACGACGCCCGGCGACCGGACCGGCCCGGGTCCCGCGCCGCGGCCGAGCACCGGGTCCTGCGTCCCCTCGCCGACGCCGGGCTGGACAAGGCGGCGGTCCGCGCACTGGCCCGCGCCTGGTCGCTGCCGTGCGCGGACAAGCCCGCCGCCCCCTGCCTGGCCTCGCGCATCCCCCACCACCAGGAGGTGACGCCGGCCAAGCTCGCCCAGGTCGAGGCGGCCGAGGCGGCGCTGCGCGCGCTGGGCCTGGGGGACCTGCGGGTGCGCCACCACGGGGACATCGCCCGCCTGGAGGTCCCCGCCGCCGACCTGGTGCGGGTGGCCTCGGACCCGTTGCGCGAGCAGGTGCGCTCGGCCGTCCGGGGCGCCGGGTTCCGCTGGGCCGTGCTCGACCTGGCCGGGATGCAGTCCGGCGCGTTCACGCTGGAGGTGCTGCGGCGTGGGTGACCTGACGGGGATCGCCGACCTCGACCTCGACCGGACGGCGCGGCGGGGCTACCCCGAGGCGGTGTTCTGCGCGGGCAAGACGCCCGAGCAGGTCGGGCGCATCGCCGGCGCGGTCCGCGAGCGCCCGGACGTCACGACCCTGTTCACGCGCGCCGGCGCCGAGCACGCCGCCGCGGTGCTCGCCGCGCTGCCGGAGGCCGCCCACGACGTCGACAGCGGCCTGCTGGCGTGGCCGCCCGCACCGCCGGAGCCGGCCGGGGGGCTCGTCGTCGTGCTGGCCGCGGGGACCTCGGACCTGCCCGTGGCGCGCGAGGCGCACCTGACGGCGCGCTACCTGGGTCGGGCCAGCGAGCTCGTCGTGGACGTCGGGGTCGCCGGGCTGCACCGGGTCCTGGCGCGGGTGGACCTGCTGCGCCGCGCCCGCGTCGTCGTCGTGGCGGCGGGGATGGACGGGGCGCTGCCGAGCGTCGTGGCCGGGTTGACGTCCGCGCCGGTCGTGGGGTTGCCCACGTCGGTGGGCTACGGGGCGGCGTTCGGCGGGATCGCGGCGCTGCTGACCATGCTGAACGCCTGCGCCCCGGGGGTGAGCGTCGTGAACATCGACAACGGGTACGGGGCGGGGCACCTCGCCGCGCAGATCGCCGCGCCCGCGGCCGGGGACGCGGGGGACGCGTGAGCCACGTCTGGGTGGACGCCTCGGCCGGGGTCGCCGGGGACATGCTGCTCGGCGCGCTCCTGGACGCCGGCGCGGACCTCGCCGCGGTGCGGGTGGCCGTCCGCGCGGTCGCCGGGGACGCCGTGTCCGTGCGCGCCGAGCGCGTCACGCGGGCCGGGCTCGCCGCGACGAAGGCGCACGTCGACCTGCACGACGAGGACCCCCCGCACCGCACGTGGACGACGGTCCGGGGGATGCTCGCGGCGGCCGACCTGCCGGACCCGGTGCGGCGCGACGCCCTCGCGGTGTTCGGGGCGCTGGCCGCGGCCGAGGGCGCCGTGCACGGCGTGCCCGCCGACGACGTCCACTTCCACGAGGTCGGTGCGCTGGACTCGATCGCGGACGTCGTCGGGGTGTGCGCCGCGCTGCACGACCTCGGCGTCACGTCCGCGAGCGCCGGTGCGGTCGCCGTGGGGTCGGGCACCGTCCACGCCGCGCACGGGGCGGTGCCGGTGCCGGTGCCCGCGGTCGTGGCGCTCTCGCGCGGCCGGCGGGTGCGGGCCGGCGGGGAGGGTGAGCTGACGACGCCGACGGGGATGGCGCTGGTGGCCGCGCTCGCGAGCGCCGACGAGGACCTGCCGGAGCTGACCGTGTCGGCGTGGGGGTCGGGGGCGGGCACGCGCGACGTACCGGGGCGGGCGAACGTCACCCGCGTGGTGCTGGGTGAGCCGTCGGGGGCCGCGGGCCGGCCGGTGGCCCACCAGCTGGAGGCCACCGTCGACGACCTCGACCCGCGGCTGTGGCCGGGGGTCCTCGCGCGGGTCCTGGCGGCGGGGGCGCACGACGCGTGGCTCGTCCCGGTGCTCGGCAAGAAGGGCCGCCCCGCGCACGTGCTGACGGTCCTGTCCCCGCCGGAGCGCTCCGACGACCTCGAGGAGCTGGTCGTCGCCACGACGACGACGCTGGGGGTGCGGCGCACCGCCTGCACGCGCTTGACGCTGGACCGCGGCTGGGTCGACGTGACCGTCGAGGGGCACCGGGTCGCCGTGAAGGTCGGGCGGTCGCGCGGGGTCGTGCAGCAGGTGATGCCGGAGTTCGAGGACGTGGCCCGGGTCGCCGCCGAGCTCGACCGTCCCGAGCGCGGCGTCCTCACCGCGGCGCACGCGGCGGCGGCGGCCGCCGGCTGGGTCGTCGGCGGACCCCCGCCGGGGGACGTCCTCGGACGCTGACCACCAGCGGCGCACCGGCCGGGGCGTACTGCCGCACCGTCCCGGCGGGCACCGCCGGCCACGTCACCGGCGGTTCGGTGCCGTCGTCGTCGCGGCGGACGCGGCGCGGTGGGTCGCCGGCACGTGCCGCCGGAGGGGCTGCGCCGACTCCCGGGGAGCTCGCGGGGTCCTCACGGTGTCTGCTCGGGCGGGGCCAGCAGCGAGGCGTAGTCGGCCCCCGTCAGGACCTCGTCCGTCAGGGCCCCGCCCGGCAGGGGCACCTCGCGGTCGCTGCCGCCGCGCTGCAACCGGACCCCGGTCACCCCCGGCACGGAGGTGAGGCTGAGGACGACCTGCCCCACGGCCAGCGGGAGCCGGTCGGCGCTCTGGTCCTCCGACAGCCCCTGCACCTCGACGGTCACGACACCGTCGGTGGCGTCGGAGACGTCCAGCTCGACGTCCGCCCCGAGCGCGCTCTGCAACCCGGTGGCCCGGTCGTCGTCGGTGGGTCCCCGCTGCAGCCGGCGCAGGACGAGGGCGACCGCTTCGGAGGTGGAGGCGGGCGCCTCGGTGAGCGGCAGGCCGGTCAACCGCAGGTCGGCGTCGAGCAGGTAGACGCGGACCGGGCCCGGGGCGGTGCTGCGCGGGGGGTCCGGCGTGGGCGTGGGCGTGGGCGCCGGGGAGGCGAGCGCGTACGGGATGCGGGTGGGGTCGATGGTCTGCACCTGCCCGTCCGAGGGCACCCCGCACGCGGCCAGGCCGGTGAGCAGGCACGTGAGCAGGGCCCCGGCGTGGACACCGCCTCCGGCGCGGCGCCGCCCGTTCACGACGGCCCGCCCGCGAGCGGCAGCCGCAGCACGAACCGCGCACCCCCGCCGGGCGGGACGCTGCACCACACGGCCCCGCCGTGCGCCTTCGCGGTCTCGGCGACCAGGCTGAGCCCCAACCCGGCCCCGGGCAGCGCGCCGCGCGAGCCCGCGCGCGCGAAGCGGTCGAAGATCCGGTCCCGGTCGGCCTCCTCGACCCCGGGGCCGGCGTCGTCGACGACGAGGAGGGCGTCCCCGGCGCGGGCCAGGACCCGCACCCCGGTCGCCCCGCCGGCGTAGCGGTCGGCGTTGTCGAGCAGGTTCACGACCACCCGGCTGATCTGCTGCTTGTCGACGACGACCGGGACCGGCCCCTCCGGGCGGTCCAGCACCAGGGCGCAGGAGCGCTCGCGCAGCACCTGCCCGGCCAGGTCGCCCAGGTCCACGGGGGTCCGTTCCCGGGTTCCCGCTCCCGACTCCAGGACGGCCAGCTCCAGCAGGTCGTCGAGGGTGCGGGCGAAGCGGTCCAGCTCGCGGCCGACGAGGTCCAGCGCCTGCCGGGAGCGGTCGGGCAGCTCCTCGCGGCGGCGCTTGAGCAGGTCGACACCGGTCACGAGGGTGGTCAGCGGGGACCGCAGCTCGTGGCTGACGTCGGCGGAGAACCGCGCCTCGCGGGCGATCTGCTCCTCCAGCGCGTCGACCATGCTGTTGAAGGAGCCCACGATGGTGGCCAGGTCGGGGTCCTCGGTCGTCGGCAGCCGCGTCCCGACCTCACCGCCGGCGATGACCGCCGCGGTCCGGGCCACGCGGTGCAGCGGGGCCAGGGCGCGGCGGGAGGTCCAGGACCCCAGGCCCGCTCCGCCGAGGGCCGTGAGCAACGCGCACGCGCCCAGCGCGACCTGCAGGGTGGTGAGCGTCTGGGCCAGCTCCCCGACGCTGGAGACCTCGTAGAAGTCGGCGCCCACGGCCGGCAGGGGCAGCCCGACGGCCAGCACGGGCTTCCCGCCGACCTCCGTCCAGGCCACGGCCGCCGACCTGCTGCCCACCGAGGACGTGAGCGCCTCCGGGAGGTCGTCGATCGAGACGTCCAGGGTCGTGGAGAACCGCTGCCCACCGCGGTCGACGAGGATCTCCGCCCCCGCGGGGGCCGTGACCGCGCCCAGCACGTCGCTCACCGCGACCCCGGAGGTCCCGAGCCCGTCGCGGACGAAGGAGGCGTCCGCGAACGCCTGCCGGGTGGCGGACTGCTCGCGCTGGCTGAGGAGGTAGCTGCGCGCCGTCGTGTACGTCGTCACGGCCCCCGTGACCGCCAGCAGCGTGGCCCCGGTGGCGAACATCAGGGTCACCCGCGCCCGCAGCCCCAGGGTCACCGCAGGTCCAGCCGGTACCCCAGGCCCCGCACGGTCGCCACGAGCTGCGGCGCGGACGGGTCCCGCTCGACCTTGGTCCGCAACCGCCGCACGTGGACGTCGACGATGCGTTCGTCCCCGAAGAACCCGCGGTCCCACACCCGGTCCAGCAGGACGGCGCGGCTCAGGACGCGACCGGGCGCGTCGGCCAGCTCGCACAGCAGGCGGAACTCCGTGACCGTCAGGTGCACCAGGTCGGCGCCGCGCCGGACCTGGCCGGCGGCGGCGTCCAGCACGATGCGGGGCGCCCCGTCCCCGCCGGGGTCGAGGACGACCGCTCCCCGCTCCGGGTCCTGCGCGGGCGGGGGGACGGCGAAGCGGCGGCGCAGCGCTCGCAGCCGCGCGGCGAGCTCGTCCAGGTCGAAGGGCTTCGTCACGTAGTCGTCGGCGCCGGCCTCCAGGGCCGCGATCACGTCGCTCTTGTCGCGGCGGGCCGAGACCACGATGACGGGGGCCCCGCTCAGGGGCCGCACCCGGCGGATGAACGAGAACCCGTCGATGCCGCCGAGCATGAGGTCGACCACCATGACGTCGGGCCGGCCCCCCGAGGCGCTGCCCGCGGCGACGAGGTCGAGGGCCTCCTCGGCGCTGGCGGCGCCGCTGACCGCGTACCCCTCGTCCTCCATGGCCAGCGTGAGGGACGTCCTGATGCCGTCGTCGTCGTCGAGCACGAGCAGGTGCGGCCTCACCCGCGCCATGCTGCCAGCTCCCGCGGCACCGGGTCCCGCGGACCCGACCACCGGACGCCGTTTCGTCACACGATCGCAAAGGAGACGCACGGACGATCGCAACACGGGGTCGCCACAGTGGTGTCCACGCCCCGACGTGATGGAGCGGCGGGGCGGCCAACGTCGCAGGAGGGGGGGACCGTGGACAGGACGTCGTGGACACGACTGGAGGGGAGCCCCGTGCTGGTCCTGGACCCCGCCGACCTGAGGGCCGGCCTGGGGTTCCTGCGCTGGCGGCTGGGCCGGGTGCTGGACGAGGGGCCGACGGTCCTGGTCGTCGACGTCAGCGGTCTGCCCACGCTGTCGTCGGCCACCGTGGCCGCGCTGCTGCGCGCCC contains the following coding sequences:
- the larC gene encoding nickel pincer cofactor biosynthesis protein LarC; translated protein: MSHVWVDASAGVAGDMLLGALLDAGADLAAVRVAVRAVAGDAVSVRAERVTRAGLAATKAHVDLHDEDPPHRTWTTVRGMLAAADLPDPVRRDALAVFGALAAAEGAVHGVPADDVHFHEVGALDSIADVVGVCAALHDLGVTSASAGAVAVGSGTVHAAHGAVPVPVPAVVALSRGRRVRAGGEGELTTPTGMALVAALASADEDLPELTVSAWGSGAGTRDVPGRANVTRVVLGEPSGAAGRPVAHQLEATVDDLDPRLWPGVLARVLAAGAHDAWLVPVLGKKGRPAHVLTVLSPPERSDDLEELVVATTTTLGVRRTACTRLTLDRGWVDVTVEGHRVAVKVGRSRGVVQQVMPEFEDVARVAAELDRPERGVLTAAHAAAAAAGWVVGGPPPGDVLGR
- a CDS encoding GerMN domain-containing protein, which translates into the protein MNGRRRAGGGVHAGALLTCLLTGLAACGVPSDGQVQTIDPTRIPYALASPAPTPTPTPDPPRSTAPGPVRVYLLDADLRLTGLPLTEAPASTSEAVALVLRRLQRGPTDDDRATGLQSALGADVELDVSDATDGVVTVEVQGLSEDQSADRLPLAVGQVVLSLTSVPGVTGVRLQRGGSDREVPLPGGALTDEVLTGADYASLLAPPEQTP
- a CDS encoding HAMP domain-containing sensor histidine kinase, translating into MTLGLRARVTLMFATGATLLAVTGAVTTYTTARSYLLSQREQSATRQAFADASFVRDGLGTSGVAVSDVLGAVTAPAGAEILVDRGGQRFSTTLDVSIDDLPEALTSSVGSRSAAVAWTEVGGKPVLAVGLPLPAVGADFYEVSSVGELAQTLTTLQVALGACALLTALGGAGLGSWTSRRALAPLHRVARTAAVIAGGEVGTRLPTTEDPDLATIVGSFNSMVDALEEQIAREARFSADVSHELRSPLTTLVTGVDLLKRRREELPDRSRQALDLVGRELDRFARTLDDLLELAVLESGAGTRERTPVDLGDLAGQVLRERSCALVLDRPEGPVPVVVDKQQISRVVVNLLDNADRYAGGATGVRVLARAGDALLVVDDAGPGVEEADRDRIFDRFARAGSRGALPGAGLGLSLVAETAKAHGGAVWCSVPPGGGARFVLRLPLAGGPS
- a CDS encoding winged helix-turn-helix domain-containing protein, with protein sequence MARVRPHLLVLDDDDGIRTSLTLAMEDEGYAVSGAASAEEALDLVAAGSASGGRPDVMVVDLMLGGIDGFSFIRRVRPLSGAPVIVVSARRDKSDVIAALEAGADDYVTKPFDLDELAARLRALRRRFAVPPPAQDPERGAVVLDPGGDGAPRIVLDAAAGQVRRGADLVHLTVTEFRLLCELADAPGRVLSRAVLLDRVWDRGFFGDERIVDVHVRRLRTKVERDPSAPQLVATVRGLGYRLDLR
- a CDS encoding STAS domain-containing protein encodes the protein MDRTSWTRLEGSPVLVLDPADLRAGLGFLRWRLGRVLDEGPTVLVVDVSGLPTLSSATVAALLRARRLCLARGGRLVLRNPRRAVTAALQRSGLEDLFESVVDDTPAGPPDDPTRPHLDTHLDTHRRAS